From Cucumis melo cultivar AY chromosome 1, USDA_Cmelo_AY_1.0, whole genome shotgun sequence, a single genomic window includes:
- the LOC103501223 gene encoding uncharacterized protein LOC103501223: MDSPQSVVSPLKNSLIAESEKKKPSFPSFFDPISGPPTKGMEVNRKEAVMYNLEEVVGALDVCIHQARDIHNICIYHKQDVYAKLCLTTDPEDSLSTKIINGAGRNPVFNENLRFNVRSVDASLKCEIWMLSRVRNYLEDQLLGFTVVPLTEVLVNDGKLEKEFSLSSTDLFHSPAGFVQLSLEYNGTSPDVMAVPKAVLESSNAALKDSEISESLASDLDKIEFPDPKIVNEDEMMVSEYFCIPGPNPESEDSESIATSGTEDHLSSETGVHTVESFSTASVESVQRSKLDSPPSSSSTNGASSPPVPTSSESYDASEASKPQTQEPIEEEKHVDVKNGKPDSSIEVPNVSFSKPVITVNIEPEQNVVQQDFVDMYMKSMQQFTESLAKMKLPLDVDNEPTNSGNSSSDRQTPSSKDGSTRVFYGSRAFF; the protein is encoded by the coding sequence ATGGACTCCCCTCAATCTGTTGTTTCACCATTGAAGAACTCTCTCATTGCTGAGTCTGAGAAGAAGAAACCCAGTTTCCCCAGTTTCTTTGATCCCATCTCTGGTCCTCCAACAAAGGGAATGGAGGTCAATCGAAAAGAAGCTGTTATGTATAACTTGGAGGAAGTTGTTGGTGCACTTGATGTATGCATTCATCAGGCTAGAGACATTCATAACATCTGCATATACCATAAGCAGGATGTTTATGCTAAGCTTTGTCTGACTACTGATCCTGAAGATTCTCTCTCCACCAAAATCATTAATGGAGCTGGGCGGAACCCAGTTTTTAATGAGAATCTTCGTTTCAATGTCCGGAGTGTCGATGCCTCCCTTAAATGTGAGATATGGATGTTGAGCAGAGTGAGGAATTATCTGGAAGACCAGTTGTTGGGATTTACCGTGGTGCCATTGACTGAAGTTCTCGTTAACGATGGGAAATTAGAGAAAGAGTTTTCTCTTTCTTCCACCGATTTGTTCCATTCTCCAGCTGGATTTGTTCAACTCTCTCTTGAATACAATGGAACCTCGCCTGATGTGATGGCTGTTCCTAAAGCTGTCTTGGAGTCATCAAATGCTGCATTGAAGGATTCTGAAATATCCGAGTCACTAGCTAGCGATTTGGATAAGATAGAGTTTCCTGATCCTAAGATTGTAAATGAAGATGAGATGATGGTGTCTGAGTATTTCTGCATCCCGGGCCCTAATCCGGAGTCCGAGGACTCTGAGAGCATAGCCACTTCTGGTACAGAAGATCATCTGAGTTCAGAAACAGGTGTGCATACTGTGGAAAGCTTCTCAACAGCTTCCGTCGAGTCTGTCCAGCGTTCAAAGCTTGATTCTCCACCTAGCAGCTCGTCAACTAATGGAGCATCCTCGCCTCCTGTACCAACTAGCTCAGAATCATATGATGCTTCAGAAGCTTCAAAACCTCAAACTCAGGAACCGATCGAAGAGGAGAAGCATGTGGATGTTAAGAATGGCAAGCCTGATTCCTCTATTGAGGTACCAAATGTTTCATTCTCAAAGCCTGTTATCACTGTGAACATAGAGCCAGAACAAAATGTAGTGCAGCAGGACTTTGTTGATATGTATATGAAAAGCATGCAACAGTTTACCGAGTCATTAGCAAAGATGAAACTTCCTCTGGATGTTGATAATGAACCAACGAATTCAGGAAATTCAAGCTCTGATAGGCAAACACCGTCCTCGAAGGATGGCAGTACACGTGTGTTCTATGGAAGCAGAGCGTTCTTCTAA